The region AATTCGAGAATGCGAATTTGACCCTACCCAAACCACACTCTACTGTCTACTCTCCAAACTATTACCTGGAGAACTCTACCAAGAACTGCCCTATATTACTGCCATTAATCTAGAAACCACTGAGCAAATTCCCTTAATTGGTCTACCGAATCAACGGGACATCCAGATGAGTTTATCCCCTGATGGAGTGGCTCTTCTATTCGATCATAATCAAGCTGATATCCTAGAAGAATCACCTCCGCCTACCCCAGATAACTCACAGAACAATAACAGTAATCTTTGGATATTACCGATTATCGATGCTCAAAAACTAATGGAAGACCCCCAAATTAAGCCTGAAGTTCTGCCCTTAAAAGGCTTCTATCCCCAATGGTTACCTTAAGAAACTGATCCAATTGGGTTCTAATTTCCTCCTATGGTAAACCGGTTGAAAGTACACTAAGGGGGATTGGAGTAAAAGCTCCGGTCAATTCTAACCCGATTGTATTCCACTTCAGGGAACCCATCACCAGTTTTCATGGAAACACAAGAGCTACTCAATCGCTATCGACAAGGAGAACGGGATTTTGCCCATGTAGATCTCAGTGGAGCTAACCTCAGTGGTATGAATCTGCGTCAAATTGATTTGACTGGAGCAGATTTAACTGGAGCCAATTTAACTTGGATATCCCTTAACGAAGCTAATCTTACCGGTGCTTGTTTTCGACATGCTGACTTAAGTAATGCCGTTTTAACCAGTAGTCAGTTAAAGGGTTGTAATTGCAGTGGCGCTAATTTAACGAAGGCAGATTTACGGTTATCTCGAATGCAAGAGGCAGAACTCAATTGGGCAATCCTCACAGAAGCAGATTTAACGAGCGCAGATTTACAAAATTCCACCCTAGATCAAATTAATCTAGAGCGGGCAAAAATGACGAGTGTCAATTTAAGTAAAACTGAGTTAATGGAAGCGAATCTCCGTTATGCGAATTTAACGGGGGCGAATTTAACGGGGGCGAATTTACGGGAGAGTCACTTAGAGGAAGCGAATTTACGCAATGCCATTTTAGTTGAGGTGAATTTAACGGAGGCGAATTTACTCAACTGTTGTTTGCGATCGACTAATTTAACTGGGGCGGATTTACATCGAGTGATTCTGACGGGGGCAGATTTAAGTGATGCCATTTTGGATCAAGCAGATTTGAGTCGGGCAGATTTAGCGGGAGCTTATTTGCTGAAAACAAGTTTCAAGAATGCCCATTTATTGCGGACTAATTTAGAAGATGTTTATTTATTACAGGGTAATTTGAGTCATGCCAATTTACGCGGCTCTAATCTCAGAAGGGCGGATTTAAGTGGCTCTTATTTGAGTGATGCCAATTTGGGTGAAACTGATATGACGGATACGTTGTTACTAGAAACTCGATTAATCCGGACGATTTTAGATGGTGCAAATTTAAACGGTGCTTGTATTCAAAATTGGAAAATTGAGGGCGTTGATTTATCTAAGGTTGTTTGTCATTATTTGTGGAGACGGTTTAATTTTACGACCAAAAGTCCAGCTAGTCGCTATCCAGTCGATCGCAACTTTGAGCCGGGAGAACTGGGTCAAGAATATCAAGAAAGTAGCACCACGATTGAAGTATGGTTTAGTGAACCGCCCAATTGGGAGGTTTTGATCCTAACTTTGGCGGAGTTGCAACAGGAGAATTT is a window of Roseofilum reptotaenium CS-1145 DNA encoding:
- a CDS encoding pentapeptide repeat-containing protein gives rise to the protein METQELLNRYRQGERDFAHVDLSGANLSGMNLRQIDLTGADLTGANLTWISLNEANLTGACFRHADLSNAVLTSSQLKGCNCSGANLTKADLRLSRMQEAELNWAILTEADLTSADLQNSTLDQINLERAKMTSVNLSKTELMEANLRYANLTGANLTGANLRESHLEEANLRNAILVEVNLTEANLLNCCLRSTNLTGADLHRVILTGADLSDAILDQADLSRADLAGAYLLKTSFKNAHLLRTNLEDVYLLQGNLSHANLRGSNLRRADLSGSYLSDANLGETDMTDTLLLETRLIRTILDGANLNGACIQNWKIEGVDLSKVVCHYLWRRFNFTTKSPASRYPVDRNFEPGELGQEYQESSTTIEVWFSEPPNWEVLILTLAELQQENLELHLTIESYVPMDHQYLLRLLANHVVNAKIISEQILNLYPEVKERFTLCRHQLLAMLKHPNLPVSRPVVNQSPPPPPPPKPMADRQQQLYQETSKQIKSILFSQMPDQFVDNIQRLLNYLKQEGIALEQLQKKVIVSAIVQRSQQDEAFRESLIQWEKKASPEMRVSMMGKSVRVAIAILWKKQKQDNSSE